From a single Herbiconiux sp. SALV-R1 genomic region:
- a CDS encoding CdaR family transcriptional regulator, with amino-acid sequence MRGLRPEGAVDSLLRESAATPAELSAAIEALGPVVAAWAIETAVRVVGDVHRSSPEMSTMATGLERQGCEECLLSSLVALHEETPPARVTAPPGAVANARVAVRQGVNVGAVLRTVWASHTRVLDALLSALEEAETDELVADVRALNTRMFDYANAYIRDLSDAYDDERRLWNGRSAVLRRSVLESLAAGDAPPRDAEAVLGLPLSGTHVIALAWASVTTFVPDRDTEMHRLLAEIAVATGARDFVAIGLGEVTALWWRYPGAVDRDVVETMRRVPRPSWLRLAVGPPGSGAAGVRVGVLTARGLHRLAGDAGGRGFWSSYSDGLGALLAVDREAAERFAQTEIGPLLGTDARSRELRETLRLYLRSHRSRSAVATALTVAPNTVAARVQRARDLLASDLDERWLEVLVALEIASLGE; translated from the coding sequence ATGCGCGGGCTCCGGCCCGAAGGCGCCGTCGACTCGCTGCTGCGGGAGTCGGCCGCCACCCCGGCCGAGCTGAGCGCGGCGATCGAGGCGCTCGGCCCCGTGGTCGCCGCCTGGGCCATCGAGACCGCGGTGCGTGTGGTCGGCGACGTGCACCGGTCGTCGCCGGAGATGTCGACGATGGCGACCGGGCTCGAGCGGCAGGGCTGTGAGGAGTGCCTGCTCTCGTCGCTGGTCGCGCTGCACGAGGAGACCCCGCCGGCACGGGTGACGGCGCCGCCGGGAGCGGTGGCGAACGCGCGGGTCGCGGTGCGGCAGGGCGTGAACGTGGGCGCGGTGCTGAGAACGGTGTGGGCGTCGCACACCCGGGTGCTCGACGCGCTGCTCTCGGCGCTCGAGGAGGCCGAGACCGACGAGCTCGTCGCCGACGTGCGCGCCCTGAACACGCGCATGTTCGACTACGCGAACGCGTACATCCGTGATCTCAGCGACGCCTACGACGACGAGCGGCGACTGTGGAACGGCCGCAGCGCGGTTCTGCGCCGATCGGTGCTGGAGTCGCTCGCGGCGGGCGACGCGCCGCCGCGCGACGCCGAGGCGGTGCTGGGGCTGCCCCTCTCGGGCACCCACGTGATCGCGCTCGCCTGGGCCAGCGTCACGACCTTCGTTCCCGACCGCGACACCGAGATGCACCGGCTGCTCGCCGAGATCGCCGTCGCCACGGGCGCCCGCGACTTCGTGGCGATCGGTCTGGGCGAGGTCACCGCGCTGTGGTGGCGGTACCCCGGCGCGGTCGACCGCGACGTGGTGGAGACCATGCGCCGGGTGCCGCGGCCCAGCTGGCTGCGGCTCGCGGTGGGTCCGCCGGGCAGCGGGGCGGCGGGGGTGCGCGTGGGCGTGCTCACCGCCCGGGGCCTGCACCGCCTCGCCGGAGACGCGGGCGGTCGCGGCTTCTGGAGCTCGTACTCCGACGGGCTCGGGGCGCTGCTCGCCGTCGACCGCGAGGCCGCTGAGCGGTTCGCGCAGACCGAGATCGGGCCGCTGCTCGGAACGGATGCGCGCAGCCGCGAACTCCGCGAGACGCTCCGGCTCTACCTCCGTTCCCATCGCAGCCGCTCCGCCGTCGCGACCGCGCTGACGGTGGCACCCAACACCGTCGCGGCCCGTGTGCAGCGGGCGAGGGACCTGCTCGCGAGCGACCTCGACGAGCGGTGGCTGGAGGTTCTGGTGGCGCTCGAGATCGCCTCGCTCGGGGAGTGA
- a CDS encoding ABC transporter substrate-binding protein has product MKRTMSAVSAVSVLALLLAGCSGAGGDGGGSGDGDTITIGASIPLTGSLAGFGPLIQDGYQDAVDQVNAAGGIEIDGTAHQVELVVQDNKSDSTTAGDQARSLILENGAVALLGSVSPPLNIPMSNVAEVEQVPFVTSLTPTRAWRAGNESGWTYAWDMFFDEETMTDLQFTTSDLVATNKKVALFTDNEEDGITMGALWEAKAPTFGYEIVSHSEFPVGTSDFSSFINDAKAAGAEVVIAQMTPPDAFALWKQMKALQFDPQVAFCEKCAATAAFQKELGETAEGTTSTNFYETSEHPDAVRLTEKFGAQLGQNVDLSTLIISQSAAQVLLDAIAAAGSTDGSAINEAIGATDKEYAVGDISFSDENVADITPVSSQWQGDQMVQVNPQGANSGTLEAPVAGLK; this is encoded by the coding sequence ATGAAACGAACGATGTCGGCAGTGTCGGCGGTATCGGTCCTCGCCCTGCTGCTCGCGGGATGCAGCGGCGCCGGCGGCGACGGTGGAGGCTCCGGTGACGGTGACACCATCACGATCGGTGCGAGCATCCCGCTGACGGGGTCGCTCGCCGGGTTCGGCCCCCTCATCCAGGACGGCTACCAGGATGCGGTCGACCAGGTGAACGCGGCAGGCGGCATCGAGATCGACGGCACCGCGCACCAGGTCGAGCTCGTCGTGCAGGACAACAAGTCCGATTCGACGACCGCGGGCGATCAGGCCAGGAGCCTCATCCTCGAGAACGGCGCCGTCGCGCTCCTCGGCTCGGTGAGCCCGCCCCTGAACATCCCCATGTCGAACGTCGCGGAGGTGGAGCAGGTGCCCTTCGTCACCTCGCTCACCCCCACGCGTGCCTGGCGCGCGGGCAACGAGAGCGGCTGGACCTACGCCTGGGACATGTTCTTCGACGAGGAGACCATGACCGACCTGCAGTTCACCACCTCCGACCTGGTCGCCACCAACAAGAAGGTCGCGTTGTTCACCGACAACGAGGAGGACGGCATCACCATGGGTGCGCTGTGGGAGGCCAAGGCCCCGACGTTCGGGTATGAGATCGTGTCGCACTCCGAGTTCCCGGTGGGCACCTCCGACTTCTCCTCCTTCATCAACGACGCCAAGGCCGCGGGGGCCGAGGTGGTCATCGCGCAGATGACCCCGCCCGACGCGTTCGCCCTGTGGAAGCAGATGAAGGCGCTCCAGTTCGATCCGCAGGTCGCCTTCTGCGAGAAGTGCGCCGCGACCGCGGCCTTCCAGAAGGAACTCGGCGAGACGGCGGAAGGCACGACCTCGACGAACTTCTACGAGACCTCCGAGCATCCTGACGCCGTTCGGCTGACCGAGAAGTTCGGCGCCCAGCTCGGGCAGAACGTCGACCTCTCGACCCTCATCATCTCCCAGAGCGCCGCGCAGGTGCTGCTCGACGCCATCGCCGCGGCGGGGTCGACCGACGGCAGCGCCATCAACGAGGCGATCGGTGCCACCGACAAGGAGTACGCGGTGGGCGACATCTCGTTCAGCGACGAGAACGTCGCCGACATCACCCCCGTGTCGTCGCAGTGGCAGGGTGACCAGATGGTGCAGGTGAACCCCCAGGGGGCGAACTCCGGCACCCTCGAAGCGCCCGTCGCCGGCCTGAAGTAA
- a CDS encoding carotenoid oxygenase family protein — protein sequence MALWPTDNKFLNGPFAPWAEESEAFDLPVIGELPADLSGALFRISSNPRFEPRNTDRYHWWEGDGMVCGVYVRDGKVAYRTRWVETDSMKVEVDQGEAVYSGFVSGGTPGRLPAGAPPAKNVANTNVGIFDDKLLVYYEGGLPHELHPETLATKGAYDFQGGIDTLCTAHYKIDRLTGDMLFFAAKGPTITWYRADVSTGQIVESHIIDVGLPVLMHDFVVSDNYAIFFVTPSLFRLDLIMQGRPGVIWDESVLPHGTQIVMMHRRTKKVTWYEANGVFGPTHFYNAYEIGDEVVIDLHRIPRLGNPASGNTPLSSHEWFPPALPWQWRVNVKTGAVSDRMISGIAGEFPKINDAYVGAEHRFGYFVTTRSLDRQTMSDGLAKHDHLLDSTVVVEGVDGLTNPSEPVFVAREGGVAEDDGYILSIWWNPSTELSELLVHDAVRMTREPLARVPLPVRVPFGFHGSWAGRDVLESAIAAQ from the coding sequence ATGGCGCTGTGGCCGACCGACAACAAGTTCCTCAACGGACCCTTCGCCCCATGGGCCGAGGAGTCGGAGGCCTTCGACCTGCCCGTGATCGGAGAGCTCCCCGCCGATCTCTCCGGCGCCCTGTTCCGCATCTCGTCGAACCCGCGCTTCGAGCCCCGCAACACCGACCGGTACCACTGGTGGGAGGGCGACGGCATGGTGTGCGGCGTCTACGTGCGCGACGGCAAGGTGGCCTACCGCACCCGGTGGGTCGAGACCGATTCGATGAAGGTCGAGGTCGACCAGGGGGAGGCCGTGTACAGCGGTTTCGTCAGCGGCGGCACTCCCGGCCGCCTCCCCGCCGGGGCGCCGCCGGCGAAGAACGTCGCCAACACCAACGTGGGCATCTTCGACGACAAGCTGCTGGTGTACTACGAGGGCGGTCTGCCGCACGAGCTGCACCCGGAGACCCTGGCCACCAAGGGTGCCTACGACTTCCAGGGCGGCATCGACACCCTCTGCACGGCGCACTACAAGATCGACCGGCTCACCGGCGACATGCTCTTCTTCGCCGCCAAGGGCCCCACCATCACCTGGTACCGCGCCGACGTCTCCACCGGCCAGATCGTCGAGAGCCACATCATCGACGTCGGACTGCCCGTGCTCATGCACGACTTCGTGGTGAGCGACAACTACGCGATTTTCTTCGTCACGCCGTCGCTGTTCCGCCTCGACCTCATCATGCAGGGCCGCCCCGGCGTGATCTGGGACGAGAGCGTGCTGCCCCACGGCACGCAGATCGTGATGATGCACCGCCGCACCAAGAAGGTGACCTGGTACGAGGCGAACGGGGTCTTCGGCCCCACGCACTTCTACAACGCCTACGAGATCGGCGACGAGGTCGTCATCGACCTGCACCGCATCCCCCGACTCGGGAACCCCGCCTCGGGCAACACCCCGCTGTCGTCGCACGAGTGGTTCCCGCCCGCCCTGCCGTGGCAGTGGAGGGTCAACGTGAAGACGGGTGCGGTGAGTGACCGGATGATCAGCGGCATCGCGGGGGAGTTCCCGAAGATCAACGACGCCTATGTGGGCGCCGAGCACCGCTTCGGCTACTTCGTGACGACCAGGTCGCTCGACCGGCAGACGATGAGCGACGGCCTCGCCAAGCACGATCACCTGCTCGACTCGACGGTGGTCGTGGAGGGCGTCGATGGTCTGACGAACCCCAGCGAACCGGTCTTCGTGGCGCGGGAGGGCGGAGTCGCCGAAGACGACGGGTACATCCTGTCGATCTGGTGGAACCCCTCGACCGAGCTCAGCGAGCTGCTGGTGCACGACGCCGTGCGCATGACGCGCGAGCCCCTGGCTCGGGTTCCGCTCCCGGTGCGGGTTCCGTTCGGCTTCCACGGCAGCTGGGCGGGCCGCGACGTGCTGGAGAGCGCGATCGCCGCCCAGTGA
- a CDS encoding NAD(P)-dependent alcohol dehydrogenase produces MTIEIRAAVVREPRGPFVTETLRLRAPEADEVVVRLVASGVCHTDAIVRNGHYPVPFPVVLGHEGAGIVEAVGPDVQGLAPGDHVILSFVSCGVCSTCAAGRPALCQSAFELNFLGSWQQGAPAAHDVNGDEMGAGFFGQSSFADHLLAPASCVVKVDDDLDLTLAAPLGCGIQTGAGAVLNSLRPPAGSTIAVFGAGAVGLSAIMAAVIAGCSTIVAVDLQESRLQLALELGATHVVDPTAAPVVETVRALTGGGVEFALDTTGNPAVVRQAIESLRIAGTFGLIGASKTGTEVSLDLTHMLFGRTFRGIIEGDSVPREFIPELIRHHRSGRFPFDRLVQHFALDELEEAVSASERGTVVKPVIRF; encoded by the coding sequence ATGACCATCGAGATCCGGGCCGCCGTCGTCAGAGAACCCCGCGGCCCCTTCGTCACCGAGACGCTGCGCCTGCGCGCACCGGAGGCCGACGAGGTCGTGGTGCGTCTGGTCGCGAGCGGCGTGTGCCACACCGACGCCATCGTGCGCAACGGCCACTACCCGGTGCCCTTCCCGGTGGTGCTCGGCCACGAGGGCGCCGGCATCGTCGAAGCCGTCGGCCCCGACGTGCAGGGCCTCGCACCCGGCGACCACGTCATCCTGAGCTTCGTCTCGTGCGGCGTCTGCTCCACCTGCGCAGCGGGCCGGCCCGCGCTCTGCCAGTCGGCGTTCGAGCTCAACTTCCTCGGCTCCTGGCAGCAGGGCGCGCCGGCCGCGCACGACGTGAACGGCGACGAGATGGGAGCGGGGTTCTTCGGCCAGTCGAGCTTCGCCGACCATCTGCTCGCGCCGGCGTCGTGCGTGGTCAAGGTCGACGACGACCTCGACCTCACCCTGGCCGCGCCGCTCGGGTGCGGCATCCAGACCGGCGCCGGCGCCGTGCTGAACAGCCTCCGGCCCCCGGCGGGCTCCACCATCGCCGTGTTCGGTGCGGGGGCCGTGGGTCTGTCGGCGATCATGGCCGCGGTGATCGCCGGATGCTCGACGATCGTCGCCGTCGACCTGCAGGAGTCCCGCCTGCAGCTCGCGCTCGAACTCGGTGCGACGCACGTGGTCGACCCGACGGCGGCGCCCGTCGTCGAGACCGTGCGCGCACTGACGGGCGGCGGTGTCGAGTTCGCCCTCGACACGACCGGTAACCCCGCCGTCGTGCGGCAGGCGATCGAGTCTCTGCGCATCGCCGGCACCTTCGGGCTGATCGGCGCCTCGAAGACCGGCACCGAGGTGTCGCTCGACCTCACCCACATGCTGTTCGGGCGCACCTTCCGCGGCATCATCGAGGGCGACAGCGTGCCGCGGGAGTTCATCCCCGAGCTCATCCGGCACCATCGCTCGGGTCGGTTCCCCTTCGACCGGCTGGTGCAGCACTTCGCGCTCGACGAGCTCGAGGAGGCGGTGTCGGCGTCGGAGCGGGGCACGGTCGTCAAGCCGGTGATCAGGTTCTGA
- a CDS encoding IclR family transcriptional regulator has protein sequence MNESGYRERNSTADRALTILEMFDDDRLIITAVDVAETLGVARSTAYRYLQTLVTASFLEEDPGRGFRLGVKILQLSRIARRSQGVAELALPTMRQLAEELHQTVLLTRLSGNSIVCLEREESQRQYVRLSYERGSLLDINAGASALVLLAWLPEARVRELLAAQPLTRFTDATLVDPDAIVERLAAIRSDGFAVTRGEVDQEAMGIAAPIFSSGGTVVAGLSVVLIQSRIDQEAVPSITDAIVRAAAHLSERVTLHDA, from the coding sequence ATGAACGAGAGCGGTTACCGCGAGCGGAACAGCACCGCCGACCGTGCCCTGACGATCCTCGAGATGTTCGACGACGATCGCCTGATCATCACCGCGGTCGACGTCGCCGAGACCCTCGGTGTCGCCCGGTCGACCGCCTACCGCTATCTGCAGACGCTCGTGACGGCGTCGTTCCTGGAGGAGGACCCGGGCCGCGGGTTCCGCCTCGGAGTGAAGATCCTGCAGCTGTCGCGCATCGCCCGCCGGAGCCAGGGAGTGGCCGAACTCGCCCTGCCCACCATGCGGCAGCTCGCCGAGGAGCTGCACCAGACGGTGCTGCTCACCCGGCTCTCGGGCAACTCGATCGTGTGCCTCGAGCGGGAGGAGTCGCAGCGGCAGTACGTGCGGCTGTCGTACGAGCGGGGATCGTTGCTCGACATCAACGCCGGCGCCAGCGCCCTGGTGCTGCTGGCCTGGCTGCCCGAGGCGCGCGTGCGCGAACTGCTCGCCGCCCAGCCGCTCACCCGGTTCACCGACGCCACCCTGGTCGACCCCGACGCCATCGTCGAGCGACTCGCCGCCATCAGGAGCGACGGATTCGCCGTCACGCGCGGCGAGGTCGACCAGGAGGCGATGGGTATCGCCGCCCCCATCTTCTCGAGCGGGGGCACGGTGGTGGCGGGCCTCAGCGTGGTGCTCATCCAGTCGCGCATCGACCAGGAGGCGGTGCCCTCGATCACCGACGCCATCGTGCGTGCCGCGGCTCACCTCTCCGAACGGGTGACCCTGCACGACGCCTGA
- a CDS encoding fumarylacetoacetate hydrolase family protein: protein MAYLSYLADGEPHVGVVDGDDIIPLEGVRAIGPGTGTDELAAATRLEHQRVARAAVELLPSSPRPGKVFCVGLNYSSHIEETKRDLPTYPVLFPKFASNLVGADAPIVAPPESTQIDYEGELAVIIGRPGRRIRPEDALDHVLGYSVANDVTMRDYQYKTHQWTQGKAWDASTPLGPTVMTPDEVDVSAAGIRTTVNDQVVQDSDLSKLIFDIPTLIATISEFTVLEPGDVILTGTPGGVGFRRDPQLFLHPGDRVSVEIDGVGRIDSLVVAES, encoded by the coding sequence ATGGCCTACCTCAGCTACCTCGCCGACGGTGAACCGCACGTGGGCGTCGTCGACGGCGACGACATCATCCCGCTGGAGGGCGTGCGGGCCATCGGGCCGGGCACGGGAACCGACGAGCTGGCCGCGGCGACACGCCTGGAGCACCAGCGCGTCGCCCGGGCGGCCGTCGAGCTCCTGCCGTCGAGCCCCCGCCCCGGCAAGGTCTTCTGCGTGGGGCTCAACTACTCCTCGCACATCGAGGAGACCAAGCGCGATCTGCCCACCTACCCGGTGCTGTTCCCGAAGTTCGCGTCGAACCTCGTCGGCGCCGACGCGCCCATCGTCGCGCCGCCGGAGTCGACCCAGATCGACTACGAGGGCGAGCTCGCCGTCATCATCGGGCGGCCGGGGCGGCGCATCCGCCCTGAAGACGCCCTCGACCACGTGCTCGGCTACAGCGTGGCCAACGACGTGACCATGCGCGACTACCAGTACAAGACCCACCAGTGGACCCAAGGGAAGGCCTGGGACGCCTCGACGCCCCTCGGTCCGACCGTGATGACCCCCGACGAGGTCGACGTCTCGGCGGCGGGCATCCGCACGACCGTCAACGATCAGGTGGTGCAGGACTCCGACCTGTCGAAGCTCATCTTCGACATCCCGACCCTCATCGCGACCATCTCGGAGTTCACGGTGCTCGAACCGGGCGACGTCATCCTCACCGGCACCCCCGGGGGTGTCGGCTTCCGCCGCGACCCCCAGCTGTTCCTGCACCCGGGCGACCGGGTGAGCGTCGAGATCGACGGCGTGGGCCGCATCGACAGCCTCGTGGTTGCCGAGAGCTGA
- a CDS encoding branched-chain amino acid ABC transporter permease: MIDGGVIISGLLIGGLYAIVALGLSLVFGVMRLVNLAHGELIVMGAYGASLLVTVLGWDPLVSMLVVAPVVAAIAYPVQRYLLTGLLRRGLEPPLVATFGISLLVSSALVIAFSGNARSMPAAYALDGVQLFGQTVRVSDVIAFVIGVVLVVATHLAMTRTRFGTVLRAAAVDPATAGTMAIDVKHVYAITFAAAAGFAAVAGVLIGIGYSFTPSTGTSYILIGFTVVVLGGTGSVLGTLWGGLALGVIQSVGSAVVGGQYRDFVIYAAFIVILLLKPFTQRIGDTVKGARAEHLREKAVQG, encoded by the coding sequence ATGATCGACGGCGGAGTGATCATCAGCGGACTGCTCATCGGCGGCCTGTACGCCATCGTGGCGCTCGGACTGTCGCTGGTGTTCGGCGTGATGCGCCTGGTGAACCTCGCCCACGGCGAGCTCATCGTGATGGGGGCGTACGGCGCCTCACTGCTGGTCACCGTCCTGGGCTGGGATCCGCTCGTGTCGATGCTGGTCGTCGCCCCCGTCGTGGCCGCGATCGCCTACCCGGTGCAGCGCTACCTGCTCACCGGGCTGCTGCGCCGAGGGCTCGAGCCGCCGTTGGTGGCGACCTTCGGCATCTCGCTGCTGGTCAGCTCGGCCCTCGTCATCGCCTTCAGCGGCAACGCGAGGTCGATGCCGGCCGCGTACGCCCTCGACGGCGTGCAGCTCTTCGGACAGACGGTGCGGGTCTCCGACGTCATCGCCTTCGTGATCGGGGTGGTGCTCGTCGTCGCCACGCATCTCGCGATGACCAGGACGCGGTTCGGCACGGTGCTGCGAGCCGCCGCCGTCGACCCGGCCACCGCCGGCACGATGGCGATCGACGTCAAGCACGTGTACGCCATCACCTTCGCGGCGGCGGCCGGCTTCGCCGCCGTCGCCGGCGTGCTCATCGGCATCGGTTACTCCTTCACCCCGAGCACCGGCACCTCCTACATCCTGATCGGCTTCACGGTGGTCGTGCTGGGAGGCACGGGCAGCGTGCTCGGCACCCTCTGGGGCGGCCTGGCCCTGGGTGTCATCCAGAGCGTCGGGAGCGCGGTGGTGGGCGGGCAGTACCGCGACTTCGTGATCTACGCCGCCTTCATCGTCATCCTGCTGCTGAAGCCGTTCACGCAGCGGATCGGCGACACCGTGAAGGGTGCCCGGGCAGAGCACCTCCGAGAGAAAGCAGTGCAGGGATGA
- a CDS encoding VOC family protein, which translates to MSDANRITLSQSDTAGTLRKTAVSHIGFRVPDVAAAERFYSRVLGMKRHEELADGAVRLGWGSGHHVIDLFPGEQGLVHYGFEVRDEGGIAGIRERLTAAGHEVADLDPSYIDAAAGEPVGISFTDPDGTEVHFHSEVERQGENAADPGRRPVKFQHTTLTTTDVPGLVSFYVDTVGFRISDQLADGRFCWLRSDKDHHTLAIVDTGRAGDIDHYSYDLAEWEDFKSWCDRLSELDVDVQWGPGRHGPGNNLFVFFDDPAGNHIELSAEMEKFWDDRVAYEPRRWEPIPHSVNLWGGQTPTWRKTSEVRI; encoded by the coding sequence GTGAGTGACGCGAACCGCATCACCCTGTCCCAGAGCGACACTGCCGGAACCCTGCGCAAGACAGCCGTCTCGCACATCGGCTTCCGGGTGCCCGACGTCGCCGCCGCCGAACGCTTCTACTCCCGCGTGCTGGGCATGAAGCGGCACGAGGAGCTGGCCGACGGCGCCGTGCGCCTCGGCTGGGGCTCCGGCCACCACGTCATCGACCTGTTCCCCGGCGAACAGGGACTCGTGCACTACGGCTTCGAGGTGCGCGACGAGGGCGGGATCGCCGGTATCAGGGAGCGTCTGACCGCCGCCGGCCACGAGGTCGCCGACCTCGACCCCTCGTACATCGACGCCGCGGCCGGTGAGCCCGTCGGCATCTCGTTCACCGACCCCGACGGCACCGAGGTGCACTTCCACTCCGAGGTCGAGCGGCAGGGCGAGAACGCGGCCGACCCCGGCCGCCGCCCGGTGAAGTTCCAGCACACCACGCTCACCACCACCGACGTGCCAGGGCTGGTCTCGTTCTATGTCGACACGGTCGGCTTCCGCATCTCCGACCAGCTCGCCGACGGCCGGTTCTGCTGGCTCCGCAGCGACAAGGACCACCACACGCTCGCCATCGTCGACACCGGTCGCGCGGGCGACATCGACCACTACTCCTACGACCTCGCGGAATGGGAGGACTTCAAGTCCTGGTGCGATCGCCTCTCCGAGCTCGACGTCGACGTGCAGTGGGGGCCGGGGCGCCACGGCCCCGGCAACAACCTGTTCGTCTTCTTCGACGACCCGGCGGGCAACCACATCGAGCTCTCCGCCGAGATGGAGAAGTTCTGGGACGACCGGGTGGCCTACGAGCCGCGACGTTGGGAGCCGATCCCGCACAGCGTGAACCTCTGGGGCGGCCAGACGCCGACCTGGCGCAAGACGAGCGAGGTGCGCATCTGA
- a CDS encoding branched-chain amino acid ABC transporter permease, with translation MTAATVFDAIARPAGRRAMMYRSIGTLVVLATVLLALSGVLGKLQLDLLTTLLLYIAAASAWNIIGGFAGQFSLANSAFIGTGAYATVLILRDLGWGVVPALLASAVCGAVLALVMGAILFRLRDAYFTIGSMAVALAALIWMSNWDVTGAATGIAVPMSEVPGRSTLYLLAVVVAVVAVGVCIAVYHSAFGLRLMAVRDDQDVADSLGLSPVRLKLAAIGLSGAITAAAGGCIAVQQITIEPFSSFSINWSMTFIVMAIVGGLGRVWGPTIGAVIIYYVITVQLRNVPTLSILIEGALLIVLIKVLPGGILGGVGRLVAAVGRRLDARRPASSADPAAASAARTESTESAESKEPV, from the coding sequence ATGACCGCCGCCACCGTGTTCGACGCGATCGCCCGGCCCGCGGGTCGGCGCGCCATGATGTACCGCTCCATCGGCACCCTCGTCGTGCTGGCGACCGTGCTACTCGCGCTCTCGGGGGTGCTCGGCAAGCTGCAGCTCGATCTGCTGACGACCCTGCTGCTCTACATCGCGGCGGCCAGCGCCTGGAACATCATCGGCGGCTTCGCCGGCCAGTTCTCGTTGGCCAACTCGGCGTTCATCGGCACCGGCGCCTACGCCACCGTGCTCATCCTGCGCGACCTGGGGTGGGGCGTCGTGCCGGCCCTGCTCGCCTCGGCCGTCTGCGGGGCCGTGCTGGCGCTCGTCATGGGGGCGATCCTGTTCCGGCTGAGAGACGCCTACTTCACCATCGGCTCCATGGCCGTGGCGCTGGCGGCCCTGATCTGGATGTCGAACTGGGACGTCACCGGCGCGGCCACCGGCATCGCCGTGCCGATGTCGGAGGTGCCAGGACGGAGCACCCTCTATCTGCTCGCCGTCGTCGTCGCGGTGGTCGCCGTCGGGGTCTGCATCGCCGTCTACCACAGCGCGTTCGGGCTGCGGCTCATGGCGGTGCGGGACGACCAGGACGTCGCCGACAGCCTGGGGTTGTCGCCGGTGCGGCTGAAGCTCGCCGCCATCGGCCTCTCCGGCGCCATCACCGCAGCGGCCGGGGGCTGCATCGCGGTGCAGCAGATCACCATCGAACCGTTCTCGTCGTTCAGCATCAACTGGTCGATGACGTTCATCGTGATGGCCATCGTCGGGGGCCTCGGCCGGGTCTGGGGCCCGACCATCGGCGCCGTCATCATCTACTACGTCATCACGGTGCAGCTGAGGAACGTGCCGACCCTCAGCATCCTGATCGAGGGGGCGCTGCTGATCGTGCTCATCAAGGTGCTTCCCGGCGGCATCCTCGGCGGGGTCGGCCGGCTCGTCGCGGCCGTGGGCCGCCGCCTCGACGCACGTCGCCCGGCTTCGTCGGCTGACCCCGCGGCCGCCTCCGCCGCCCGCACCGAGAGCACCGAGAGCGCCGAGAGCAAGGAGCCGGTATGA